The Eubacteriales bacterium genome has a window encoding:
- a CDS encoding undecaprenyl diphosphate synthase family protein encodes MEGYQRLPQHIGIIPDGNRRWAKKNGLNKEDGYDHGIDPGLELYKECIDLGIKEITFYGFTQDNTKRPSAQTRAFKKACVDSVAKISEYDANLLIVGNTSSPMFPQELLPYTHRVSIGKGLINVNFLVNYGWDWDLNYADTSGQFKEPKSFSGKIASSDIARIDLIIRWGGRRRLSGFLPIQSIYADFYVVDEMWPDFKKEHLYEALNWYQSQDVTLGG; translated from the coding sequence ATGGAAGGATACCAGCGTTTGCCACAGCATATAGGAATTATCCCAGACGGTAACAGGAGATGGGCTAAGAAAAACGGCCTAAATAAAGAGGATGGGTATGACCATGGTATAGACCCTGGGCTTGAGCTTTATAAGGAGTGCATCGATCTTGGCATAAAGGAAATTACATTTTATGGTTTTACACAGGATAATACTAAACGTCCTAGCGCCCAAACCAGGGCATTTAAGAAGGCATGTGTAGATTCGGTTGCTAAGATTTCAGAATACGATGCTAATCTTTTGATAGTCGGCAATACGAGTTCTCCTATGTTCCCGCAGGAATTGCTTCCGTATACACACAGGGTATCTATAGGTAAAGGCCTCATTAATGTAAATTTTCTTGTCAATTACGGATGGGACTGGGACTTAAATTATGCCGATACAAGCGGACAATTTAAAGAACCTAAAAGCTTTTCTGGAAAAATAGCATCTTCGGATATTGCAAGGATAGACCTTATTATAAGGTGGGGAGGCAGACGGCGTTTAAGCGGCTTTTTGCCTATACAGTCTATATATGCGGATTTTTATGTAGTAGATGAAATGTGGCCGGATTTTAAAAAGGAACATCTCTATGAAGCCCTTAATTGGTATCAAAGCCAGGATGTGACACTAGGCGGCTAA
- a CDS encoding PadR family transcriptional regulator, translating to MNDVNSIVDNLLLELRRGTIVLSVLSQLKTSKYGYSLVETLKEKGIQVEPGTLYPLMRRLEKQGLLKSEWETKGSKPRKYYGLSDMGKEVYDILIKEWADMESTIDKLIERSR from the coding sequence ATGAACGATGTTAATAGTATAGTAGACAATTTACTTTTAGAACTTAGGCGCGGAACCATAGTTCTCAGTGTTTTAAGCCAGCTTAAAACTTCAAAGTACGGTTACTCGCTTGTTGAAACACTTAAGGAAAAGGGCATACAAGTTGAACCAGGCACACTGTATCCATTAATGAGGAGGCTAGAGAAGCAAGGACTGCTTAAAAGCGAATGGGAAACAAAAGGCAGCAAGCCACGCAAGTATTATGGTTTGAGCGACATGGGTAAAGAAGTCTACGATATACTTATAAAAGAATGGGCAGATATGGAAAGTACTATAGATAAATTGATAGAGAGGAGCAGATGA
- a CDS encoding RrF2 family transcriptional regulator → MKVSTRGRYALRLMLDLAMNGNDGYVTIKSISIRQGISDKYLEQIITVLSRAGFVKSARGAQGGYKLSRPPKDYTAGMILRLIEGSLAPVTCMQSGENTCPRSLKCATLELWEQLNEAINGVIDNVTLADLVKRQYALDSL, encoded by the coding sequence ATGAAAGTATCGACAAGGGGACGTTATGCTTTAAGGCTTATGTTAGATTTAGCTATGAATGGCAATGATGGTTACGTTACTATTAAAAGCATTTCAATAAGGCAGGGCATATCTGACAAATATTTAGAGCAAATAATAACCGTATTAAGCAGGGCAGGATTTGTAAAGAGCGCACGTGGGGCTCAAGGCGGGTATAAATTATCGCGGCCTCCAAAAGACTATACTGCCGGTATGATACTAAGGCTTATAGAAGGCAGCCTTGCGCCTGTTACATGCATGCAAAGCGGGGAGAATACCTGCCCGAGATCATTAAAATGCGCAACACTTGAACTTTGGGAACAGTTAAACGAAGCAATAAACGGTGTTATCGACAATGTAACGCTGGCTGATTTAGTAAAAAGACAATATGCTCTTGATTCACTTTGA
- a CDS encoding RidA family protein, with translation MKKEEIRTKEAPEAIGPYSQGVKAGNMLFTSGQIPIDPKSGQIAGDDIISQAKCVFENLGAILKAAGASLSDVIKTTVYLKDLNDFANVNEVYTSYFKEPYPARSCVQVAKLPKDVLIEIDAIAVISLKIER, from the coding sequence ATGAAAAAAGAAGAGATAAGAACTAAGGAAGCACCAGAAGCTATTGGCCCTTACTCCCAGGGAGTAAAAGCAGGCAATATGTTATTTACATCGGGGCAGATACCAATAGATCCAAAAAGCGGACAAATCGCCGGCGACGATATTATTTCCCAAGCAAAATGTGTTTTTGAAAACCTGGGTGCTATTCTTAAGGCGGCCGGAGCCTCATTGTCAGATGTAATTAAGACTACTGTTTATTTAAAAGACTTAAACGATTTTGCAAATGTCAATGAAGTCTATACGTCTTATTTTAAAGAGCCGTATCCTGCCAGGTCATGCGTCCAGGTGGCAAAGTTACCTAAAGACGTACTTATAGAAATAGATGCTATTGCAGTAATAAGCTTAAAAATAGAAAGGTAA
- the cysK gene encoding cysteine synthase A gives MSRVFKSLTDLIGKTPLMELVNYEKAHNLSAAILAKLEYFNPAGSVKDRIAKAMIEDAEKRGMLKKGCVIIEPTSGNTGIGLAAVATARGYRIILTMPETMSIERRNLLKAYGAEIVLTKGEKGMKGAIEKAQELSSQIQNSFIPGQFVNPANPKAHEMTTGPEIWDDTAGKVDFFVAGVGTGGTITGAGKFLKTKNQNIKVIAVEPADSPVLSGGKAGPHKIQGIGAGFVPKVLDTFVYDEIIKAKSEDAFAASRELSKEEGLLVGISSGAALWAATEIARRPENSGKTIVVILPDTGERYLSTPLFSE, from the coding sequence GTGTCTAGAGTATTTAAAAGTTTAACAGATCTAATCGGAAAAACACCGCTTATGGAGCTTGTAAATTATGAAAAGGCCCATAATCTAAGTGCTGCGATCCTGGCGAAACTCGAGTATTTTAACCCAGCTGGCAGTGTAAAGGACAGGATCGCAAAGGCAATGATAGAAGATGCAGAAAAAAGAGGTATGCTAAAAAAAGGCTGTGTAATTATAGAGCCGACAAGCGGAAATACCGGTATTGGCCTTGCCGCAGTAGCAACTGCAAGAGGATACCGCATAATACTTACTATGCCGGAAACCATGAGCATTGAAAGGCGAAACCTATTAAAGGCCTATGGAGCCGAGATTGTATTGACTAAAGGGGAGAAAGGCATGAAAGGGGCAATAGAAAAAGCTCAGGAACTTTCAAGCCAAATACAAAACTCATTTATCCCCGGGCAATTTGTAAATCCGGCTAACCCAAAAGCCCATGAGATGACTACAGGCCCGGAAATATGGGATGATACAGCTGGGAAAGTAGATTTTTTTGTTGCAGGTGTTGGTACGGGCGGCACAATAACAGGGGCCGGCAAGTTCTTAAAAACTAAAAACCAAAATATAAAAGTTATAGCGGTAGAACCGGCAGATTCACCTGTATTGTCGGGCGGAAAGGCAGGCCCGCATAAGATACAGGGAATAGGAGCTGGCTTTGTACCGAAAGTTTTAGATACGTTTGTTTATGATGAGATTATAAAAGCCAAGAGTGAAGATGCGTTTGCAGCCAGCAGGGAACTTTCTAAGGAGGAAGGCCTGTTAGTTGGAATTTCCTCTGGGGCGGCTTTATGGGCAGCAACTGAAATAGCAAGAAGGCCGGAAAATTCAGGGAAGACGATTGTAGTTATACTGCCAGATACTGGCGAGAGATATTTGTCTACGCCGTTATTCAGCGAATAA
- the epsC gene encoding serine O-acetyltransferase EpsC yields the protein MDLKDWLNKNSKEVSSVLADENRKSLLGNKVLNYTTRAQIIDILKELRSLILPGVYDNQPIDDSELNTVIEDKMKVASSNLFKIIKSILVHECVKFKSQEDCIKMAEQLTIKTFEGLIEVRKTLDSDIKAAYEGDPAAKSFEEIILSYPSLEAISIFRIAHLIATLNIPIIPRIMTEYAHTITGIDIHPNATIGNSFFIDHGTGVVIGETCTIGNNVKLYQGVTLGAKSFPLDEHGRPIKGIKRHPDIRDNVIIYSGATILGNIEIGHHSVIGGNVWLTKSIPPHSSVFNTQPEPFIKQKTNNV from the coding sequence ATGGACTTAAAAGACTGGCTCAATAAAAACTCAAAAGAAGTTTCTTCAGTTTTGGCAGATGAAAACAGGAAAAGCCTTCTTGGGAATAAAGTACTTAATTATACGACGCGTGCCCAAATCATAGATATCTTAAAAGAGCTGCGTTCTTTGATTTTGCCCGGTGTTTACGATAACCAGCCTATTGATGATTCAGAACTCAATACCGTTATAGAAGATAAAATGAAGGTAGCATCATCTAACCTTTTTAAAATAATCAAAAGCATACTTGTTCATGAATGTGTTAAATTCAAAAGCCAGGAAGATTGCATAAAAATGGCGGAACAATTAACAATAAAGACTTTTGAAGGATTGATTGAGGTAAGAAAAACTCTTGATTCCGATATAAAGGCGGCATACGAAGGCGACCCGGCTGCTAAATCATTTGAAGAGATAATTTTAAGTTATCCATCTCTCGAGGCTATAAGCATCTTTCGTATAGCTCATTTGATAGCTACCCTTAATATACCTATAATCCCCCGCATAATGACAGAATACGCGCATACTATCACTGGAATAGACATACACCCGAATGCTACTATAGGAAACAGCTTTTTTATAGACCATGGTACAGGCGTCGTTATAGGTGAAACTTGCACCATAGGAAATAATGTAAAGCTATATCAAGGTGTAACACTTGGCGCAAAGAGTTTTCCGTTAGACGAACACGGGCGCCCGATAAAAGGCATTAAGCGCCATCCGGATATAAGAGACAATGTCATTATATACTCCGGTGCAACGATTTTAGGCAACATAGAAATTGGGCATCACTCGGTTATAGGCGGAAACGTCTGGCTTACTAAATCTATCCCTCCCCATTCAAGTGTATTTAACACCCAGCCAGAACCTTTTATAAAACAAAAAACAAATAACGTATAA
- a CDS encoding CorA family divalent cation transporter produces the protein MLYSIDNGKVYEADIKNVTITDQHKYFGFISYDKSETVLQKFGFNGRLLKDLAGNNAMAFENHEGFDFICVNVLNRKTLAAQTERVYIYVRKEVILFISKNVTLLEKMMRKVIDNESLNTGFNRILSTFFEKLTANDVNVLEKIEQEISNLENALIASKKRDCVKEIISLRKRLMAFKRYYEQLLDVLDELQENENSILNENSLRYFKIYTNRVDRLYHNILNLRDYVTQVREAYQAEVDIGLNNIMKIFTVITAIFLPLTLLVGWYGMNLQMPEFKWPLGYPLVIVLSVAIVVFCLTYFKKHKWF, from the coding sequence ATGCTGTATTCAATTGATAACGGTAAAGTATATGAAGCAGATATTAAAAATGTAACCATAACAGATCAGCATAAATACTTCGGTTTTATAAGCTACGACAAGAGTGAAACAGTATTGCAAAAATTTGGATTTAACGGCAGGTTACTAAAGGATTTGGCCGGGAACAACGCTATGGCATTTGAAAACCATGAAGGATTTGATTTTATTTGTGTAAATGTACTAAACCGTAAGACTTTAGCCGCTCAGACAGAGAGAGTATATATATATGTACGCAAAGAAGTAATACTATTTATATCTAAAAATGTTACTTTACTTGAAAAAATGATGCGTAAAGTAATAGATAACGAGAGTTTAAATACAGGATTTAACAGGATATTAAGCACTTTTTTTGAAAAGCTGACTGCTAATGATGTGAATGTGCTTGAAAAAATAGAACAGGAAATTTCTAATTTAGAAAATGCACTCATTGCTTCTAAAAAAAGAGACTGCGTTAAAGAAATAATATCTTTACGTAAAAGGCTGATGGCGTTTAAGCGATATTACGAACAGCTTCTAGACGTATTGGATGAATTGCAGGAAAATGAAAACAGTATCCTTAATGAAAATTCGCTTAGGTATTTTAAAATCTATACTAACAGGGTAGACCGCCTGTACCATAATATCTTAAACCTTAGAGACTATGTAACACAGGTCCGCGAGGCCTACCAGGCAGAAGTGGATATAGGATTAAACAATATAATGAAAATATTTACGGTAATTACTGCAATCTTCCTGCCGCTTACTCTTCTTGTCGGCTGGTACGGGATGAACTTGCAGATGCCTGAGTTTAAATGGCCGCTAGGATATCCTTTAGTTATAGTTTTGTCAGTTGCTATAGTCGTGTTTTGCCTTACATACTTTAAAAAGCACAAGTGGTTCTAA
- the msrB gene encoding peptide-methionine (R)-S-oxide reductase MsrB yields the protein MSNENRILKEIYLAGGCFWGVEKYISNIYGVVKTEVGYANGNTENPTYEEVCYKDTGHAEVVKVIYDADLISLKFLLKLFYEVIDPVSLNRQGNDVGIQYRTGVYYVDDADRKVIEDSMNELKRSLNKPIAIEVLKLKNFYRAEEYHQKYLDKNPYGYCHINLKHFEKAKQSRDLSLKYGPRSKEKLKETLTKMQYDVTQHSVTEPPFANEYYDNFKEGIYVDVTTGEPLFVSSDKFDSGCGWPSFSKPIDSSLIKELPDNSYGMRRLEVRSKTGDAHLGHVFTDGPDSLGGLRYCINSASLRFIPLEQMEEEGYGDFIYFIKNRKN from the coding sequence ATGAGCAATGAAAATAGGATTTTAAAGGAAATATACCTTGCTGGAGGCTGTTTTTGGGGCGTAGAAAAGTATATTTCAAATATTTACGGCGTTGTTAAAACCGAAGTTGGATATGCGAACGGAAACACTGAAAATCCCACGTATGAAGAAGTCTGTTACAAAGATACAGGACATGCTGAGGTCGTTAAAGTTATTTATGATGCTGATTTGATAAGCCTTAAATTTTTACTTAAGCTTTTTTATGAGGTTATAGACCCGGTGTCTTTAAACCGCCAGGGAAACGACGTCGGCATACAGTACCGCACCGGAGTATATTATGTAGACGATGCCGATAGGAAAGTAATAGAAGACTCTATGAATGAATTAAAGAGAAGTCTTAATAAACCAATCGCTATTGAAGTTTTAAAACTTAAAAATTTTTACCGGGCAGAGGAATACCATCAAAAATATCTGGATAAAAATCCTTATGGTTACTGCCATATTAACTTAAAACACTTTGAAAAAGCAAAGCAATCAAGAGACTTAAGCCTAAAATATGGCCCGCGCTCCAAAGAAAAACTTAAAGAGACGCTCACTAAAATGCAATATGATGTAACGCAGCATAGCGTAACCGAACCGCCTTTTGCAAACGAATATTACGATAACTTCAAGGAAGGCATCTATGTAGACGTAACGACAGGAGAACCGCTTTTTGTCTCGAGTGACAAGTTTGATTCAGGATGCGGATGGCCAAGTTTTTCAAAACCAATAGATTCAAGTTTGATCAAGGAACTGCCCGACAACTCATACGGTATGAGGCGTTTGGAAGTAAGAAGCAAAACGGGAGATGCCCACTTAGGGCATGTCTTTACCGATGGCCCTGATTCATTAGGGGGCTTAAGGTATTGTATAAACAGTGCTTCACTTAGATTTATACCACTGGAACAGATGGAAGAAGAGGGCTACGGGGATTTTATATACTTTATAAAGAACAGGAAAAATTAA
- a CDS encoding aldo/keto reductase: protein MQYRRFGKTNEMVSALGFGCMRLPLIPGGDTTKIDEKKATELIRYAIDNGVNYIDTAYTYHGTGMAKGGESEPFVGRVLKDGYREKVNLATKLPSWLINSREDMDKYLNEQLKRLDTDFIDFYLVHSLNKTHFDNVKKLGVGEFLDKAIKDGRIKYAGFSFHDNNETFNEIVDFYDWSFCQIQYNYLDEDFQAGIKGLRYAAKKDLGITIMEPLRGGKLAEGIPKEVENVFGKANIKRSPASWALRWVWNHPQVSTLLSGMNSMDQLTENLDIANDAKPNSLSEEELRTIKEAKNAFISRTRVNCTACGYCMPCPSGVNIPACFNLYNNYHIFGREDEYNFFIGPKHRASCCVECGKCETHCPQGISIREELKKVKALFE from the coding sequence ATGCAGTATAGAAGATTTGGTAAAACGAATGAGATGGTTTCAGCCTTGGGGTTCGGTTGCATGAGGCTTCCTCTTATTCCGGGCGGTGACACGACAAAGATCGATGAAAAAAAAGCTACTGAGCTTATCAGGTATGCCATTGATAACGGAGTTAACTATATAGATACAGCGTATACATATCATGGTACGGGTATGGCAAAAGGGGGCGAGAGCGAGCCATTTGTCGGCAGAGTTTTAAAAGATGGCTATCGTGAGAAGGTAAATCTGGCTACTAAGCTTCCAAGTTGGCTTATTAATAGCCGAGAAGATATGGATAAATACTTAAACGAACAGTTGAAACGGCTAGATACTGATTTTATAGATTTTTATCTTGTTCATTCTCTTAATAAAACGCATTTTGATAACGTGAAAAAGTTGGGTGTGGGCGAGTTTTTGGATAAGGCGATAAAAGACGGAAGGATAAAGTATGCGGGATTTTCTTTTCATGACAATAATGAGACGTTTAATGAAATAGTAGATTTTTACGATTGGTCTTTTTGCCAGATACAATATAATTATTTAGACGAGGATTTTCAAGCAGGGATAAAAGGCCTAAGGTATGCAGCAAAAAAAGACTTGGGCATTACGATAATGGAGCCTTTAAGGGGAGGAAAACTCGCCGAAGGAATTCCCAAAGAAGTTGAAAACGTTTTTGGCAAGGCCAATATAAAGAGAAGCCCGGCCAGCTGGGCCCTAAGATGGGTATGGAATCATCCACAAGTATCTACGTTGTTAAGCGGTATGAACTCAATGGATCAATTAACTGAAAATTTGGATATAGCTAATGATGCAAAGCCAAATTCTTTATCGGAGGAAGAGTTAAGAACTATTAAAGAAGCAAAAAATGCATTTATATCAAGGACGCGGGTCAACTGTACGGCGTGTGGATACTGTATGCCATGCCCTTCCGGAGTGAATATTCCGGCTTGTTTTAACTTATACAATAACTATCATATATTCGGAAGAGAAGACGAGTATAACTTCTTTATTGGACCAAAGCACAGGGCGTCTTGCTGTGTTGAATGCGGAAAGTGTGAAACACATTGCCCGCAGGGCATTTCAATACGAGAAGAACTGAAAAAAGTAAAGGCGCTATTTGAATAA
- a CDS encoding MFS transporter yields the protein MKNEKIGLMLFSVALGTFMSALDSSVVNIAIPVIKSYFDVPLATVEWVIAAYLMVVSSILLFFGRLSDLYGQKRVYITGFAIFTIGSALCGLSKSAEMLIALRVLQAIGAGMMFSTNSAIITQHVPAKNRGKALSVTAIAVAVALSTGPVLGGTLAGTLGWQSIFYINVPIGIIGIFLAVKFIPSDKKAPAAPLDIPGSVLIFAALFFILLPLDQLNEGMNRYLVAAMLISGVILAVIFVQYEKKTKYPMLNLKLFNNRVFSASLSAALFSYMAQYIMIFLIPFYLQTVRLFTPAMSGLLYIPMPLAVLIVAPAAGYISDRFDTRFISSAGVGIMAIGLFLLSYLNVSTPIWYIIMCMIITGIGFGMFQTPNNSAIMNHVPVVNRGIASGMLATARNIGMVTGVGISGALFSFFSNRANVLYTNEGLLQELVTQYSFIYALRITFIAASIIALIAAVASLTKGKVKTAKMLESQPD from the coding sequence ATGAAAAATGAAAAAATAGGTTTGATGCTATTTTCAGTAGCACTTGGCACCTTTATGTCCGCATTAGACTCAAGCGTTGTCAACATTGCTATACCAGTAATAAAAAGCTATTTCGACGTGCCTCTGGCAACTGTGGAGTGGGTTATAGCAGCATATCTAATGGTAGTCAGCAGTATATTGCTGTTTTTCGGGCGTTTATCAGATCTATATGGGCAAAAACGCGTTTACATAACAGGTTTTGCTATATTTACTATAGGGTCCGCACTTTGCGGGCTTTCCAAATCTGCAGAAATGCTTATTGCTCTTCGTGTTTTGCAAGCTATTGGTGCTGGCATGATGTTTTCTACAAATTCAGCTATTATAACACAGCATGTCCCTGCAAAAAACCGCGGTAAAGCGCTTAGCGTAACTGCAATTGCCGTTGCCGTCGCGCTTTCTACCGGCCCTGTCCTCGGCGGTACTCTCGCCGGTACACTTGGCTGGCAAAGCATATTTTATATAAACGTACCTATCGGAATAATCGGTATATTTCTTGCTGTTAAATTCATACCTTCAGATAAAAAAGCTCCTGCCGCGCCATTGGACATACCGGGAAGCGTTCTTATATTTGCAGCGCTATTTTTTATATTACTCCCTCTAGACCAATTAAATGAAGGAATGAACCGTTACCTCGTAGCTGCAATGCTTATATCCGGTGTAATATTGGCTGTTATTTTCGTACAATATGAGAAAAAAACCAAATACCCTATGTTAAACTTAAAGCTGTTTAATAACCGTGTCTTTTCAGCAAGCCTCTCTGCGGCTCTGTTTAGTTACATGGCACAGTATATAATGATCTTTTTGATACCGTTTTATTTGCAGACTGTCCGGCTCTTTACCCCTGCCATGTCAGGGCTGCTCTACATTCCCATGCCTCTTGCAGTATTGATAGTCGCTCCTGCCGCTGGATATATATCGGATAGGTTCGACACCCGTTTCATAAGTTCTGCAGGAGTAGGGATTATGGCTATAGGACTTTTCCTTTTAAGCTATTTAAATGTATCTACACCTATTTGGTATATAATAATGTGTATGATAATAACCGGCATTGGATTTGGAATGTTCCAAACACCTAATAACAGCGCTATAATGAATCATGTACCGGTAGTAAATAGAGGAATTGCATCCGGCATGCTTGCAACTGCAAGAAATATCGGCATGGTTACTGGCGTAGGGATTTCCGGCGCATTATTCTCCTTCTTCTCAAACCGCGCCAATGTATTGTATACAAATGAAGGACTTTTACAAGAACTTGTCACTCAGTATTCTTTTATCTATGCACTTCGTATTACCTTTATCGCCGCAAGCATAATCGCGTTAATTGCGGCCGTGGCATCACTTACAAAGGGAAAAGTAAAAACGGCAAAAATGCTTGAATCACAGCCCGACTAA
- a CDS encoding DUF192 domain-containing protein has protein sequence MDKVNIAQSVFSRFKGLIGKKGLLPGEGLIIKPCKQVHTFYMRFPLDILFVDKKMQILHIETLEPGKVGKFVSKAHFVLEVPVGTANDFGIFTGDYLKIEQLI, from the coding sequence TTGGATAAGGTAAACATTGCACAGTCAGTTTTTTCGCGTTTTAAGGGACTTATAGGCAAAAAAGGACTTTTGCCGGGCGAAGGGCTGATTATAAAACCTTGTAAACAAGTACATACATTTTATATGCGTTTTCCCTTAGATATTTTATTTGTTGATAAAAAAATGCAAATATTACATATTGAAACTTTGGAGCCTGGTAAGGTGGGGAAATTTGTGAGTAAGGCTCACTTTGTTTTGGAAGTGCCGGTAGGCACTGCCAACGATTTTGGAATATTTACAGGAGATTATTTGAAGATAGAGCAGTTAATTTAA
- a CDS encoding type II secretion system F family protein translates to MQLEKDLHMAGINLPVHEFMFLKTMSSVGILFLGIFTVLILNVDAQIKLLIILFAAIAAILAPRYFIKSRVKIRQLNIQNQMPNIMDLLSVSIEAGLSFDSSLLKVIDRFSGPLVDELNQVYREVQMGRPRREALSALSQRSNVSELQTFASAVVQSEQYGTPMKNVLRSQAQQLRINRRQLAQEKGMKAPVRMMLPMVIFIFPVIFIILLGPTIINVLK, encoded by the coding sequence ATGCAGTTGGAAAAAGATCTGCATATGGCGGGCATTAACCTCCCTGTTCATGAATTTATGTTTCTTAAAACTATGAGCAGTGTCGGAATACTTTTCTTAGGTATTTTTACCGTTTTAATTTTAAACGTAGACGCACAGATCAAACTGCTTATAATACTGTTCGCAGCTATTGCCGCAATTCTGGCTCCGCGTTATTTCATTAAATCCAGGGTAAAGATAAGGCAGCTTAATATACAAAACCAGATGCCGAATATTATGGACCTTCTTAGTGTCAGCATAGAGGCGGGGCTTAGCTTTGATTCGTCACTGTTAAAAGTTATAGACCGGTTCAGCGGACCTCTTGTCGACGAGCTTAATCAGGTGTATAGAGAGGTACAGATGGGGAGGCCAAGGAGAGAAGCGTTGTCTGCCTTAAGCCAGAGAAGCAACGTTTCCGAGCTTCAGACTTTTGCATCGGCTGTCGTGCAGTCTGAACAATACGGAACGCCAATGAAAAACGTACTTCGATCACAGGCGCAGCAGCTTAGAATAAATAGGAGGCAACTGGCTCAGGAAAAAGGGATGAAAGCCCCGGTACGCATGATGCTGCCAATGGTAATATTCATATTCCCGGTTATTTTCATTATATTGCTTGGGCCGACAATAATTAATGTACTTAAATAA
- a CDS encoding type II secretion system F family protein — protein MQNIILAVLAALFIFFVIIFVLAFIKRDKIRIKQRLGAIAGTENKPHPVKNKKKSERKRNPVSKVFAEELSSSGIRMRPEEFLTIWILATTLPGGILLLLGAHPITIFAIVILGILSPIIIVKRAKDKRLILFEKQLGDALLLMSNCLRAGLTFQQAMNNIAQEMPDPIAKEFDRTIREIQFGGNIDTALANMVQRVKSTDLMLTISAIQIQRQVGGNLMEILENISVTIKERLKLKDDIRVMTASGRISSVVVGLIPVFIGGLLMIINPAYIKTFFDTTMGIGMLITATVMELIGFIIIKKIVTVKY, from the coding sequence ATGCAAAATATAATACTGGCTGTTTTAGCTGCATTATTCATATTTTTTGTTATTATTTTTGTACTTGCATTTATAAAAAGGGATAAAATCAGAATAAAGCAACGTCTCGGGGCCATCGCAGGCACCGAAAACAAGCCGCATCCAGTTAAGAATAAAAAAAAGAGCGAGAGAAAAAGAAACCCGGTATCCAAGGTATTTGCAGAAGAACTTTCTTCAAGCGGGATACGTATGCGGCCAGAAGAATTTTTGACAATTTGGATACTTGCTACAACTTTACCGGGAGGGATACTGTTACTTTTAGGCGCACATCCTATCACTATCTTCGCTATAGTAATTTTGGGTATTTTGTCTCCGATTATTATAGTAAAACGGGCTAAAGACAAGCGCCTTATACTTTTTGAAAAGCAACTTGGCGATGCATTGCTGTTAATGAGCAATTGCCTGCGCGCAGGGCTTACTTTCCAGCAGGCTATGAACAATATTGCACAGGAAATGCCAGATCCTATTGCCAAAGAGTTTGACCGCACGATAAGAGAAATTCAATTTGGCGGTAATATCGACACGGCTTTGGCGAACATGGTTCAAAGGGTCAAGAGCACGGACCTTATGCTTACGATATCAGCCATTCAAATCCAGCGCCAGGTAGGTGGTAATTTGATGGAGATTTTAGAAAATATTTCGGTCACAATAAAAGAAAGGCTTAAGTTAAAAGACGATATAAGGGTAATGACTGCATCCGGACGTATAAGCAGCGTGGTTGTCGGCCTTATCCCGGTGTTTATAGGCGGGCTGCTTATGATCATAAATCCAGCTTATATAAAGACTTTCTTTGATACTACGATGGGCATAGGCATGTTGATTACCGCTACGGTAATGGAACTGATAGGCTTTATCATCATTAAGAAAATAGTTACTGTTAAATACTAA